The following proteins are encoded in a genomic region of Panthera leo isolate Ple1 chromosome F2, P.leo_Ple1_pat1.1, whole genome shotgun sequence:
- the DECR1 gene encoding 2,4-dienoyl-CoA reductase [(3E)-enoyl-CoA-producing], mitochondrial, with translation MATLGRVFLTRGLGPRRFFSYGTKILYQNLEAFQSKFFPPLQKPMLPPNSFQGKVAFITGGGTGLGKGMTALLSSLGAQCVIASRKIDVLKDTAEQISSQTGNKVHAVRCDVRDPEMVQNTVSELIKVAGHPDVVINNAAGNFISPTERLSPNAWKTITDIVLNGTAYVTLEIGKQLIKAQKGAAFLAITTIYAESGSGFVVPSASAKAGVEAMNKSLAAEWGRYGLRFNVIQPGPIKTKGAFSRLDPTGEFEKEMIDRIPCGRLGTTEELANLAAFLCSDYASWINGAVIRFDGGEEAFISGEFNSLRKVTKEQWDTIEGLIRKTKGS, from the exons tttttcagttaTGGAACAAAAATATTGTATCAAAACCTTGAAGCGTTTCAGTCTAAATTCTTCCCGCCCCTTCAAAAACCGATGCTACCACCTAATAGTTTTCAAGGAAAAGTGGCGTTTATTACCGGGGGAGGTACTGGCCTTGGTAAAGGAATGACAGCTCTTCTGTCCAGTCTAGGTGCTCAGTGTGTGATAGCCAGCCG aaagatCGATGTTTTGAAAGATACGGCAGAACAAATTTCTTCTCAGACTGGAAATAAG GTTCATGCAGTTCGGTGTGATGTGAGGGATCCTGAAATGGTGCAAAACACTGTGTCAGAACTGATCAAAGTTGCGGGACATCCTGAC GTTGTGATAAACAATGCAGCAGGGAATTTTATTTCTCCCACTGAAAGACTCTCTCCTAATGCTTGGAAGACCATAACTGACATAGTTCTAAATGGTACTGCCTATGTGACTCTAGAAATTGGAAAGCAACTAATTAAAGCACAGAAAG GAGCAGCATTTCTTGCTATTACAACCATCTATGCTGAAAGTGGGTCGGGTTTTGTAGTACCAAGTGCTTCTGCCAAAGCGGGTGTGGAGGCCATGAACAA gtctCTTGCAGCTGAATGGGGTAGATATGGACTACGATTCAATGTGATTCAACCGGGGCCTATAAAAACGAAA GGTGCCTTTAGCCGTCTTGACCCAACTGGagaatttgagaaagaaatgatTGACAGAATCCCCTGTGGTCGGCTGGGAACTACAGAAGAACTTGCAAATCTTGCTGCTTTTCTTTGTAGTGACTATGCTTCTTGGATTAATGGGGCA gtcATTAGATTTGATGGTGGAGAGGAAGCATTTATTTCAGGGGAATTCAACAGTCTGAGGAAG GTCACTAAGGAGCAGTGGGACACAATAGAAGGACTCATCAGGAAGACAAAAGGCTCCTGA